A portion of the Aquicoccus sp. G2-2 genome contains these proteins:
- a CDS encoding aspartate aminotransferase family protein: MNKQLTNDQLSEWDHDHFFHPSTHLGQFARRELGNRIITGANGVRITDREGRSSLDAFAGLYCVNVGYGRTEIADAIATQAHELAYYHSYVGHGTEASITLSRMIAERTPDGLNHTYYGQSGSDANETNIKLVWYYNNILGRPEKKKIISRWRGYHGSGLMTGSLTGLAGFHNKFDLPLPYVKHTVAPYYYRRDDLSQSEEQFVAHCAAELEALIEREGADTIAAFIGEPVLGTGGIVPPPAGYWDAIQSVLQKHDILLIADEVVTGFGRLGTMMGSAHYGLKPDIITIAKGLTSAYAPLSGSVISDKLWQVLERGTDENGPIGHGWTYSAHPIGAAAGVANLKLLDELDLVANAADVGRHLNTAMKDALGDHANVGEIRGEGMLCAVELVKDRDDRVFFDASEKVAPRVVAAMLDHGVIARAMPQGDTIGFAPPLSLTREEADEVVAATAKAVAEILG; this comes from the coding sequence ATGAACAAACAACTGACCAATGACCAACTGAGCGAGTGGGATCACGACCACTTTTTCCACCCCTCCACCCATCTGGGCCAGTTCGCCCGCCGCGAGCTGGGCAACCGGATCATCACCGGCGCCAACGGGGTGCGCATCACCGACCGTGAGGGGCGCTCCTCGCTCGACGCGTTTGCCGGGCTTTATTGTGTGAACGTGGGTTACGGACGCACCGAGATTGCCGACGCCATCGCCACGCAGGCGCATGAGCTGGCCTATTATCACTCCTATGTCGGGCACGGCACCGAAGCCTCGATCACGCTCTCCAGAATGATCGCGGAGCGCACGCCGGACGGGCTGAACCACACCTATTACGGGCAGTCCGGCTCGGACGCGAACGAGACCAACATCAAGCTGGTCTGGTATTACAACAACATCCTTGGCCGTCCGGAAAAGAAGAAGATCATCTCGCGCTGGCGCGGCTATCATGGCTCGGGGTTGATGACTGGCTCGCTGACCGGGCTGGCGGGTTTTCACAACAAGTTCGACCTGCCCCTGCCCTACGTCAAACACACGGTGGCACCCTATTACTACCGCCGCGACGACCTGAGCCAGAGCGAGGAGCAATTCGTCGCCCATTGTGCGGCAGAGCTTGAAGCGTTGATCGAGCGCGAAGGGGCCGATACCATCGCCGCCTTCATCGGTGAGCCGGTGCTCGGCACGGGCGGGATCGTGCCGCCGCCGGCGGGTTATTGGGACGCCATCCAAAGCGTGCTGCAAAAGCACGACATCCTGCTGATCGCCGATGAGGTGGTCACCGGATTCGGCCGCCTTGGCACCATGATGGGCTCTGCGCATTACGGGCTGAAGCCCGACATCATCACCATCGCCAAGGGGCTTACCTCGGCCTATGCGCCGCTTTCCGGCTCGGTCATTTCCGACAAGCTGTGGCAGGTGCTGGAACGCGGCACCGACGAAAACGGCCCCATCGGCCATGGCTGGACCTATTCCGCCCACCCGATTGGCGCCGCCGCCGGGGTGGCCAACCTGAAGCTGCTGGATGAACTTGACCTTGTCGCCAATGCCGCCGATGTCGGGCGCCACCTCAACACCGCGATGAAAGATGCCTTGGGCGATCACGCCAATGTGGGCGAAATTCGCGGCGAAGGCATGCTCTGCGCGGTTGAACTGGTCAAGGACCGCGATGACCGGGTGTTCTTCGATGCGTCCGAGAAGGTCGCCCCGCGTGTCGTCGCGGCGATGCTCGACCACGGCGTCATCGCCCGCGCCATGCCGCAGGGTGACACCATCGGCTTCGCCCCGCCCCTGTCGCTGACCCGCGAAGAGGCCGACGAAGTGGTCGCGGCAACGGCCAAGGCTGTTGCCGAAATTCTGGGATAA
- a CDS encoding Fur family transcriptional regulator: MTETITERCELKGLRMTGQRRTIAAVLEEADDHPDVEELHARANARDAGISIATVYRTVKLFEEAGILDKLEFGDGRARYEDADREHHDHLIDMHSGEVIEFVDPEIEALQEKIAEKLGYRLKGHKLELYAVPINAPMKSR; the protein is encoded by the coding sequence ATGACCGAAACCATCACCGAACGCTGTGAACTCAAAGGCCTGCGGATGACCGGCCAGCGCCGCACCATTGCTGCCGTGCTGGAAGAGGCCGACGACCACCCCGATGTGGAAGAGTTGCACGCCCGCGCCAATGCCCGCGATGCCGGTATTTCCATCGCCACAGTTTACCGCACGGTGAAGCTTTTTGAGGAGGCAGGCATACTTGACAAGCTGGAGTTTGGCGATGGGCGCGCGCGCTATGAAGATGCCGACCGCGAGCATCACGATCATCTGATCGACATGCATTCCGGCGAGGTGATCGAATTTGTCGATCCCGAAATCGAAGCGCTTCAGGAGAAGATCGCCGAGAAGCTTGGCTATCGGCTCAAGGGCCACAAGCTTGAGCTATACGCGGTGCCGATCAACGCGCCAATGAAGAGCCGTTAA
- a CDS encoding FAD-binding oxidoreductase — MDLIKTPFWWEEGAALPPPCARAPERVELAVVGGGFTGLSAALTGAEKGAQVAVFDAGQPGQGASTRNGGMIGAPHRPELAQELETYGADLAGRLVHEGIKGYAHTRALHEAAGAYQHTGRVMLAYTRAQHESLRRQADLLNGFAPQGIEWLNADEMQAHIRTERYFGGLHFPDHGAVQPRKAHDALLARAQAAGVEICAECGVTGLTPEGDGFRLETEKGSTWARRVVWATNGYTGTVNRFLARRIFRIPSFIVATEELPAGVIDRLAPGRRMMVETRARHSYFRPSPDGKRILFGGRAAMVPISHEAAARRLQATMAEIWPEAAEWRLTHSWQGYVGFTFAMTPHVGVHEGVHFAYGYCGNGVALSPWLGRKAALRALGDPDGATAFAETRLESRPYHIGGVPWFMAIASPWWRFVVDRRDSAAAARDRARS; from the coding sequence ATGGACCTGATCAAAACGCCGTTCTGGTGGGAGGAAGGCGCGGCCTTGCCGCCGCCATGCGCCCGCGCGCCGGAACGGGTGGAGCTTGCCGTGGTGGGCGGTGGTTTCACCGGGCTTTCGGCGGCGCTGACGGGGGCAGAGAAGGGCGCACAAGTGGCGGTGTTTGATGCCGGGCAACCGGGGCAGGGCGCAAGCACCCGCAACGGCGGGATGATCGGCGCGCCGCACCGCCCTGAACTGGCGCAAGAGCTTGAAACCTATGGGGCGGATCTGGCCGGGCGCTTGGTGCATGAGGGGATCAAAGGCTATGCCCATACCCGCGCCTTGCATGAGGCGGCGGGCGCGTATCAGCATACCGGGCGGGTGATGCTGGCCTATACCCGCGCGCAGCATGAGAGCCTCAGGCGGCAGGCCGATTTGCTGAACGGGTTCGCGCCGCAAGGGATCGAGTGGTTGAACGCTGACGAGATGCAGGCGCATATCCGCACGGAGCGTTATTTCGGCGGGCTTCATTTTCCCGACCATGGCGCGGTGCAACCACGCAAGGCGCATGACGCGCTCTTGGCGCGTGCGCAGGCGGCAGGGGTGGAGATTTGCGCCGAATGTGGCGTCACGGGGCTAACGCCGGAGGGCGATGGCTTCCGGCTGGAGACGGAAAAAGGCAGCACATGGGCGCGCCGCGTGGTCTGGGCCACCAATGGCTACACCGGCACGGTAAATCGCTTTCTGGCGCGGCGCATCTTTCGCATCCCGAGCTTCATCGTCGCGACCGAGGAATTGCCCGCAGGTGTGATTGACCGGCTGGCACCGGGGCGGCGGATGATGGTCGAAACCCGCGCGCGCCATTCCTATTTCCGGCCCAGCCCGGATGGCAAGCGTATCCTGTTTGGCGGGCGCGCGGCGATGGTGCCGATCAGCCATGAAGCGGCGGCGCGCCGGTTACAGGCCACCATGGCGGAAATCTGGCCCGAGGCGGCGGAGTGGCGATTGACCCATAGCTGGCAAGGATATGTCGGGTTTACCTTTGCGATGACGCCGCATGTCGGCGTGCATGAGGGGGTGCATTTCGCCTATGGCTATTGCGGCAATGGCGTGGCCCTGTCGCCCTGGCTGGGGCGCAAGGCGGCGCTGCGTGCGCTGGGTGACCCGGACGGGGCGACTGCGTTTGCCGAAACCCGGCTGGAAAGCCGCCCCTATCACATTGGCGGCGTGCCGTGGTTCATGGCAATCGCGTCGCCATGGTGGCGCTTTGTGGTGGACCGGCGTGACAGCGCGGCGGCGGCACGCGACCGGGCACGAAGCTGA
- a CDS encoding DEAD/DEAH box helicase — MNDFDTMGLPKHLKTRLVKLGLETPTPIQAQAIPFAMEGRDVMGLAQTGTGKTLAFGLPLVARMMEAGNKPAAKSVHGLILAPTRELAKQISESLRDLVEGTPMKVGLVVGGAGINGQINRLTRGTDILVATPGRLLDLLDRRALTLAQARFLVLDEADQMLDMGFIHALRKIAALLPARRQTMLFSATMPKQMNELAQSYLDNPERIAVSPPGKAADKITQSVHFIAKTEKSALLIELLDAHRDELALVFGRTKHGSEKLKRHLEKAGFAAESIHGNKSQGQRERAIKAFKAGEVRVLVATDVAARGLDIPDVRHVYNYDLPNVPDNYVHRIGRTARAGADGAAVAFCAPEEMGELKAIQKVMGVAIPVASGRAWEVQPDAKPQRRRGGGGGGGGGGGGQRHSGKPGGKPGGGGQNRRRGSGRGKPGQRAA, encoded by the coding sequence ATGAACGATTTCGATACAATGGGCTTGCCCAAACACCTTAAAACCCGGCTTGTGAAGCTTGGGCTGGAAACTCCCACCCCGATTCAGGCGCAGGCCATTCCCTTTGCAATGGAGGGCCGCGATGTCATGGGGCTGGCGCAGACCGGCACCGGCAAAACCCTTGCCTTCGGGCTGCCGTTGGTGGCCCGGATGATGGAAGCGGGCAACAAACCCGCCGCCAAATCCGTGCACGGTTTGATTTTGGCCCCCACGCGCGAATTGGCCAAGCAAATCTCCGAAAGCCTGCGTGATCTGGTTGAAGGCACGCCGATGAAGGTGGGCCTTGTCGTTGGCGGCGCTGGCATCAATGGTCAGATCAACCGCCTGACGCGCGGCACCGATATTCTTGTCGCCACACCGGGGCGCTTGCTCGACCTGCTGGATCGCCGAGCGCTCACACTTGCGCAAGCCCGCTTTCTGGTGCTGGACGAGGCCGATCAGATGCTTGACATGGGTTTCATCCATGCCCTGCGCAAGATTGCGGCACTGCTGCCCGCGCGCCGCCAGACGATGCTGTTTTCGGCCACCATGCCCAAACAGATGAACGAACTGGCGCAAAGCTATCTCGACAACCCCGAGCGGATCGCGGTGTCGCCCCCCGGCAAAGCGGCGGACAAGATCACCCAGTCGGTGCATTTCATCGCCAAGACCGAAAAATCGGCACTGTTGATTGAATTGCTCGATGCGCATCGCGACGAACTGGCTCTGGTCTTCGGGCGCACCAAGCATGGGTCTGAAAAACTGAAGCGGCATCTTGAAAAGGCCGGGTTCGCGGCCGAGTCGATTCACGGCAACAAAAGCCAGGGCCAGCGTGAGCGCGCCATCAAGGCATTCAAGGCGGGTGAAGTGCGGGTGCTGGTTGCGACCGATGTGGCCGCGCGCGGGCTTGATATTCCCGATGTGCGCCATGTCTACAACTACGATCTGCCGAATGTGCCGGACAACTATGTCCACCGCATTGGCCGCACCGCCCGTGCCGGTGCCGACGGGGCCGCAGTGGCATTCTGCGCGCCCGAAGAAATGGGCGAGTTGAAAGCGATCCAGAAGGTGATGGGGGTTGCAATCCCTGTCGCCTCCGGGCGGGCATGGGAAGTGCAGCCCGACGCCAAACCGCAACGCCGCCGTGGTGGCGGCGGAGGCGGCGGTGGTGGCGGAGGCGGCCAACGCCACAGCGGCAAACCCGGCGGCAAACCCGGCGGCGGCGGTCAGAACCGTCGGCGCGGATCGGGCCGCGGCAAACCCGGCCAGCGCGCCGCCTGA
- a CDS encoding MBL fold metallo-hydrolase produces MQPPDDFNPTPGTPVTLEPGIIRILCPNPSPMTYRGTNTYLVGTQKLACIDPGPEIEAHLAAILAALKPGQEISHIFVTHSHVDHSPLSRTLAARTGAPVLAYGDWQAGRSAVMQQLASEGLAGGGEGVDAAFTPDITLTDGQITEGDGWALRAIHTPGHYGNHLSFALGDALFCGDHVMGWASSLVSPPDGDLTDFMASCARLQRESWRVFHPGHGAPIADPAARLNWLVAHRGMREAEILAALANGPATAFALASVIYTDVPPALLGAASRNVFAHLIDLAGKNRVTAAPNLSADATFTLA; encoded by the coding sequence ATGCAGCCCCCCGACGATTTCAACCCGACACCCGGCACGCCTGTCACACTTGAGCCGGGGATTATCCGTATCCTATGCCCGAACCCCTCGCCGATGACCTATCGCGGCACCAATACCTATCTTGTCGGCACGCAAAAGCTTGCCTGTATCGACCCCGGCCCCGAAATTGAGGCCCATCTTGCCGCCATTCTCGCCGCCCTGAAGCCGGGCCAAGAGATCAGCCACATCTTCGTCACTCATTCTCATGTCGATCATTCGCCGCTGTCACGCACGCTCGCCGCCCGGACCGGCGCGCCGGTGCTGGCTTACGGCGATTGGCAGGCCGGGCGCTCCGCTGTCATGCAGCAGCTTGCCAGCGAAGGTCTTGCCGGTGGCGGCGAGGGCGTTGATGCCGCATTCACGCCCGACATAACGCTGACCGATGGGCAGATCACCGAAGGCGACGGCTGGGCGCTCAGGGCGATCCACACACCGGGCCATTATGGCAATCATCTCTCATTTGCGCTCGGTGATGCGCTGTTTTGCGGCGATCACGTCATGGGCTGGGCGAGTTCGCTGGTCTCCCCGCCCGATGGCGATCTGACCGATTTCATGGCTTCCTGCGCCCGGCTGCAACGCGAGAGCTGGCGCGTCTTCCACCCCGGCCACGGCGCGCCGATTGCCGACCCCGCCGCGCGGCTTAACTGGCTGGTGGCGCACCGGGGCATGCGTGAGGCCGAAATCCTCGCAGCCCTCGCAAACGGCCCCGCCACCGCCTTCGCCCTCGCCAGCGTCATCTACACCGATGTGCCCCCTGCCCTGCTCGGCGCGGCCAGCCGCAACGTCTTCGCCCATCTTATTGACCTCGCGGGGAAAAACCGCGTCACAGCAGCGCCCAACCTCTCTGCCGACGCCACATTCACCCTTGCCTGA
- a CDS encoding ATP-binding protein — protein MFFGWLKRYMPRSLYGRAALILILPVVLLQLVVSIVFAQRHFEGVTRQMSVSTSRELILVSRSLAPQQANFSGKQIAGALQITVKQVPEAAVPKANYRRWYDFSGLIILEEFRARLPGLLAVDLPDDHDVRVFLTGPDGPLEMSFDRERISARNPHQLYANMLFFGVLLTMIAFIYLRNQLRPIKRLARAAEAFGRGRHVPYRPTGAIEVRAAGSAFLDMRARIERQMEQRTLMLSGVSHDLRTPLTRLKLGLSLLDDDDREPLERDVEEMQRLLDEFLSFVRDASEGEAEKVDPVALVRQIVNDCQRAGNPVELKAAIGEGEVGLRPVAIRRAVENLVTNAVRYGGRAEVSVELTAKSLRIRVEDDGPGIPPERREEALRPFTRLDEARNQNRGSGVGLGLSIATDVARAHGGVLRLGESDSLGGLRADIVIAR, from the coding sequence ATGTTTTTCGGATGGCTCAAACGCTATATGCCGCGCTCGCTTTATGGGCGGGCGGCGCTTATCCTGATCCTGCCGGTGGTTCTGTTGCAATTGGTGGTCTCCATCGTCTTTGCGCAACGCCATTTCGAAGGCGTCACACGGCAGATGAGTGTCAGCACCAGCCGCGAGCTGATCTTGGTGAGCCGTTCCCTGGCGCCGCAGCAGGCGAACTTCAGCGGCAAGCAGATCGCAGGCGCGCTTCAGATCACCGTGAAACAGGTGCCGGAGGCGGCCGTTCCAAAGGCCAATTACCGGCGTTGGTATGATTTCTCGGGCTTGATCATCCTTGAAGAATTCCGCGCACGCCTGCCGGGTTTGTTGGCGGTGGACCTGCCGGACGATCATGATGTGCGGGTGTTCCTGACCGGTCCGGACGGGCCGCTGGAAATGAGCTTCGACCGAGAGCGGATATCGGCGCGCAACCCGCATCAGCTTTATGCCAATATGCTGTTTTTCGGTGTCCTGCTGACCATGATCGCATTCATCTACCTGCGCAATCAATTGCGCCCGATCAAGCGGTTGGCCCGTGCAGCCGAGGCATTTGGCCGGGGCCGGCATGTGCCTTATCGGCCAACAGGCGCCATCGAAGTGCGTGCGGCGGGCAGTGCGTTTCTTGATATGCGGGCGCGGATCGAGCGGCAGATGGAGCAGCGCACGCTGATGCTCTCGGGGGTTAGCCATGATCTGCGCACGCCGCTCACTCGGCTGAAGCTGGGGCTGTCATTGCTTGACGATGACGACCGCGAGCCGCTGGAGCGCGACGTCGAGGAAATGCAACGCCTGCTGGACGAATTCCTGAGCTTCGTGCGCGATGCCTCGGAAGGGGAGGCAGAGAAGGTCGACCCGGTGGCGCTGGTGCGCCAGATTGTCAATGATTGCCAGCGCGCGGGCAATCCGGTGGAGTTGAAAGCAGCCATCGGCGAAGGTGAGGTCGGGCTGAGACCCGTGGCGATCCGGCGGGCGGTGGAGAACCTTGTTACCAACGCCGTGCGCTATGGTGGGCGGGCGGAGGTATCGGTTGAACTGACCGCGAAAAGCCTGCGCATCCGGGTGGAGGATGACGGGCCGGGCATTCCGCCCGAGCGCCGCGAAGAGGCGCTGCGCCCGTTCACCCGGCTTGACGAGGCGCGCAATCAGAACCGTGGTTCCGGCGTCGGGCTGGGCCTGTCGATCGCCACGGATGTCGCGCGCGCACATGGCGGCGTGCTGCGGCTGGGCGAAAGCGATAGCTTGGGCGGGCTGCGCGCGGATATCGTCATCGCGCGATAA
- a CDS encoding Lrp/AsnC family transcriptional regulator → MKTHRLDKTDLTLLSALARNGRLSKSELARRVGLGPTSCWERMQRLEQAGVITGYRAEFSLRALGPSVTVFVMIELGEHRAQNFDRFEREIARHDEITGCWALGGGFDYLVQVVTRDIDSYQTLIETVLEQRAGVTRYFSYIVTKPVKDAPPPFETLSQS, encoded by the coding sequence ATGAAGACACATCGCCTCGACAAGACCGATCTCACCCTGCTTTCGGCCCTCGCCCGGAACGGACGGCTGAGCAAAAGCGAGCTGGCCCGCCGGGTAGGGCTTGGCCCGACATCGTGCTGGGAAAGGATGCAGCGGCTTGAGCAGGCCGGGGTGATCACTGGCTACCGGGCCGAATTTTCGCTGCGCGCGCTTGGCCCGTCGGTCACCGTTTTCGTGATGATCGAGCTGGGCGAACACCGGGCGCAGAATTTCGACCGGTTCGAGCGCGAGATCGCGCGGCATGACGAAATCACCGGCTGCTGGGCGCTTGGCGGCGGCTTTGACTACCTCGTGCAGGTCGTCACCCGCGACATCGACAGCTATCAGACATTGATCGAAACCGTGCTGGAACAGCGCGCCGGGGTGACTCGTTATTTCAGCTATATCGTCACCAAGCCGGTGAAAGATGCCCCGCCGCCGTTCGAAACCCTCTCTCAGAGCTGA
- a CDS encoding DMT family transporter, whose product MQNENFRGITFLVVAMGFFALTDTFVKLGAEVMPKGQVLFFLGGGGAVIFAGLTRLRGHAIFARDFLSRGLILRNVAEITATFSFITALSTVGISQASAIIQAMPLVVTLVAIVLLRERVGWRRWGAIFVGLVGVLVILRPGMAGFDMNALWAVSALFALSIRDVSTRLAPDKTPSTRIAFYGLLMLAPTGAVHMALVAPPVAMDGHSIALMAGAVLAGAVGYYTMVAAMRLGEISTVAPFRYSRILFALIIGYTVFGERPDIWTYLGAAITIIAGVYAFWREARIARKTRLMTEGIIA is encoded by the coding sequence ATGCAAAACGAGAATTTTCGCGGGATTACCTTTCTCGTCGTGGCAATGGGCTTTTTCGCGCTGACCGACACATTCGTGAAGCTGGGCGCCGAGGTCATGCCAAAGGGGCAGGTTCTGTTTTTTCTGGGCGGTGGCGGCGCGGTTATCTTTGCCGGGCTTACCCGGCTGCGCGGCCATGCGATTTTTGCCCGTGACTTTCTGAGCCGCGGTTTGATCCTGCGCAATGTGGCCGAAATCACCGCCACGTTCAGCTTTATCACCGCGCTTTCCACGGTGGGCATTTCGCAGGCCTCCGCCATTATTCAGGCGATGCCGCTGGTGGTGACGCTGGTGGCCATCGTGCTTTTGCGCGAGCGGGTCGGCTGGCGCCGCTGGGGGGCCATATTCGTTGGGCTTGTGGGGGTGCTGGTGATCCTGCGCCCCGGTATGGCGGGGTTTGATATGAACGCGCTCTGGGCGGTTTCGGCGCTTTTTGCGCTGTCGATCCGCGATGTCTCCACCCGGTTGGCCCCGGATAAGACACCCTCCACCCGGATCGCCTTTTACGGGCTGTTGATGCTGGCACCGACCGGGGCCGTGCATATGGCACTTGTCGCGCCGCCCGTGGCGATGGACGGCCATTCAATCGCACTGATGGCCGGGGCCGTGTTGGCGGGCGCTGTGGGCTATTACACCATGGTGGCCGCGATGCGGCTGGGGGAAATTTCCACCGTGGCGCCGTTTCGCTATTCGCGCATTCTGTTTGCACTGATCATTGGTTACACGGTGTTCGGTGAGCGCCCGGATATCTGGACCTATCTGGGGGCGGCCATTACCATAATTGCAGGGGTCTATGCGTTCTGGCGCGAAGCCCGGATCGCACGCAAGACAAGGTTGATGACGGAAGGAATAATCGCATGA
- a CDS encoding OsmC family protein: MVLILERGREQIEDVLVELDADRAETDPKVYTRIHMHFIVKGRALNPAKVERAVALSIEKYCSASAMLGATATLTHDFEIVDLG, from the coding sequence GTGGTGCTGATCCTTGAGCGCGGGCGCGAACAGATCGAAGATGTGCTGGTCGAGCTTGACGCCGACCGGGCGGAGACCGATCCAAAGGTCTATACCCGCATTCACATGCATTTCATCGTCAAGGGTCGCGCGCTGAACCCCGCCAAGGTGGAGCGTGCGGTGGCGCTGTCGATTGAAAAATACTGCTCTGCGTCGGCCATGCTGGGCGCAACGGCCACGCTGACCCATGATTTCGAGATTGTCGATCTGGGCTGA